The genomic segment ATTAAAATTTGCAGAGTTAGGAAACAATGCAGGAATGTTAGGAGCAACATATTTATTACTAAAAAAAGTGGGAAGAATTTAGTTATAGATAAAATAAAAAGATAAATATATTATCAAGGAGCAGAGAACAATGATATATGGAGAAATAAGAGAGTTAAATCAATATAGAGGAATTTCTGAAAATTTAGACAAAGCTATTGATTATATTTTAAGTGGAAAATATAAAGATGGAGTTCCTGGAAAAAATGAGGTAGATGGAGATAATTTATATTTTAACTATCCAAATTGTCCAATGACAAAAGAGTTAAAAGATGGGTTCTTTGAAGGACATAAACAATATATAGATATTCATGTTGTTATTTCAGGAGAGGAAAACTTAGGATATACTCCACGTTCAGAAGTAACTTTAACAAAAGAGTATGATGAAGCAGGGGATTATGAATTATATGATGGTGAAGTAAAAAATATGTTCCATTTAACACCTGAAAGATTTGTTATGTTTTTCCCTGAAGAACCACATATGGCATTATTAAAAGTTGGAGAAGTAAAACAAATAACAAAAGTTATTTTTAAAGTTTTAGTTTAATTATATAAGCTAAGGGAGAAGATAAAAATGAGTAAATTTGAACAAGTAAAAGGAAAATTAATAGTTTCTTGTCAAGCTTTAGAAGATGAACCATTACATAGTTCATTTATTATGGGAAGAATGGCATATGCTGCTTTTGTAGGAGGAGCATCTGGAATCAGAGCAAATACAGTAGTTGATATTCAAGAGATCAAAAAAAATGTAGATCTTCCTATAATTGGAATAATTAAAAAACAATATGGAGATAACCAAGTATACATCACTCCAACTATGACAGAGATAGAAGCTCTAGTAGCTGAAGGTGTAGATGTAATAGCACTTGATGGAACAAAAAGAGAGAGACCTGATGGAAGAACTCTTGAAGATCTAATGAAAGAAGCTAAAACAAAATATCCAAATCAAATGTTTATGGCAGATATCTCTTGTGTAGAGGAAGCTGTTGAAGCTCAAAGAGTTGGATTTGATATAGTTGGAACTACATTAG from the Fusobacterium varium genome contains:
- a CDS encoding YhcH/YjgK/YiaL family protein — protein: MIYGEIRELNQYRGISENLDKAIDYILSGKYKDGVPGKNEVDGDNLYFNYPNCPMTKELKDGFFEGHKQYIDIHVVISGEENLGYTPRSEVTLTKEYDEAGDYELYDGEVKNMFHLTPERFVMFFPEEPHMALLKVGEVKQITKVIFKVLV
- a CDS encoding N-acetylmannosamine-6-phosphate 2-epimerase, which translates into the protein MSKFEQVKGKLIVSCQALEDEPLHSSFIMGRMAYAAFVGGASGIRANTVVDIQEIKKNVDLPIIGIIKKQYGDNQVYITPTMTEIEALVAEGVDVIALDGTKRERPDGRTLEDLMKEAKTKYPNQMFMADISCVEEAVEAQRVGFDIVGTTLVGYTEYTKGNDPLTELEKVVKAISIPVIGEGNLDTPAKARKALEVGAYAVVVGGAITRPQQITKKFVTEMAK